One genomic region from Stackebrandtia nassauensis DSM 44728 encodes:
- a CDS encoding HNH endonuclease signature motif containing protein has translation MKYTREILQEAVGNSTSMAGVMRCLGVRQSGGMHAHLRRRINEFGIDIGHFRRADNTGRPSSRRMSPSELLVRRPDGAKRLDAERLRRALIELGTAYECVACGTGREWMGRPLTLHVDHINGEFLDCRRENLRFLCPNCHSQTDTYAGRNRRRYGGSSLPHVKRTKDAAWVTTESDLAEVFKRVDSGEISVVRAVEQIGCSRGHYYRLRERVAESRSAAMRKQVRNAAREVRDVAIIEFALDHPELGPKPIAARLSKATDGELRVAHGTVANVLRKAGLQYRANREKAAKSRREIEGLDFVTA, from the coding sequence ATGAAGTACACGCGGGAGATTTTGCAGGAAGCCGTAGGCAATTCGACGAGCATGGCGGGGGTCATGCGATGTCTCGGAGTACGGCAGTCGGGTGGCATGCATGCTCACTTGCGGCGACGTATCAACGAGTTTGGAATAGACATCGGTCATTTCAGGCGCGCTGATAACACCGGCAGGCCGTCGTCTCGCCGCATGAGCCCATCCGAACTCCTGGTCCGGCGTCCAGATGGTGCGAAGCGTCTGGACGCCGAGCGTCTGCGACGTGCTTTGATCGAGCTTGGTACGGCATATGAGTGTGTGGCCTGTGGAACTGGTCGTGAGTGGATGGGACGGCCGCTTACTTTGCATGTCGATCACATCAATGGGGAGTTTCTGGACTGTCGTCGCGAGAACCTTCGATTCCTGTGCCCTAACTGTCACAGCCAGACGGACACGTATGCGGGTCGCAATCGGCGTAGATACGGTGGTTCATCGTTGCCCCACGTCAAGCGAACCAAAGACGCCGCTTGGGTGACAACAGAAAGCGACCTCGCTGAGGTTTTCAAGCGAGTCGACTCAGGTGAAATATCGGTAGTACGCGCTGTCGAGCAGATCGGCTGTTCGCGCGGCCACTATTACCGGCTTCGAGAGCGAGTGGCGGAATCCCGATCTGCAGCAATGCGCAAGCAGGTGAGGAATGCGGCCAGGGAAGTACGTGACGTGGCGATTATCGAGTTCGCGCTAGACCATCCCGAACTGGGGCCTAAACCCATAGCGGCAAGGTTGTCGAAAGCAACGGATGGAGAGTTGCGAGTCGCGCATGGCACGGTCGCCAATGTGTTGCGAAAGGCGGGACTGCAATACCGCGCCAACCGTGAAAAGGCCGCGAAGTCTCGGCGTGAAATCGAAGGGTTAGACTTCGTGACGGCCTAG
- a CDS encoding GntR family transcriptional regulator, which yields MAEAQVARQPLADQMYEVLLDRFMNGVHAAGEPLNIGALSRELNVSQTPLREALARLEHTGLVRREAMKGYRVSPSMTKSEIGKLMDARVVLESAMTYETALRTTPEFLDELRQTVEDLAQSAERADTETEYFRRYWSSDDRFHALIAERCDNPFLEAAYRALGGQIQRFRLFSKLGHTGAQFAAREHRAVYEALADRDPERAAELMREHIESAKNRNLSH from the coding sequence GTGGCGGAGGCCCAGGTTGCGCGGCAGCCATTGGCGGATCAGATGTACGAGGTTCTCCTCGACCGCTTCATGAACGGCGTCCACGCCGCCGGTGAACCCCTCAACATCGGTGCCTTGTCTCGCGAGCTCAACGTCAGTCAGACCCCGCTTCGCGAGGCCCTGGCCCGGTTGGAGCACACCGGTTTGGTCCGTCGGGAGGCGATGAAGGGTTATCGGGTCTCGCCGTCGATGACCAAGAGCGAGATCGGCAAGCTGATGGACGCGCGGGTGGTGTTGGAGTCGGCGATGACGTACGAGACGGCTCTGCGTACGACGCCGGAGTTTCTGGATGAGTTGCGGCAGACGGTTGAGGATCTGGCGCAGTCGGCTGAGCGCGCCGATACCGAGACGGAGTACTTCCGGCGGTATTGGAGTTCGGATGATCGGTTTCACGCTTTGATCGCTGAGCGTTGCGATAACCCGTTTTTGGAGGCGGCTTATCGGGCGTTGGGTGGGCAGATTCAGCGGTTTCGGTTGTTCTCGAAGTTGGGTCACACGGGGGCGCAGTTCGCGGCGCGGGAGCATCGGGCCGTGTATGAGGCCCTGGCGGATCGGGATCCGGAGCGGGCGGCGGAGCTGATGCGTGAGCACATCGAGAGTGCGAAGAACCGGAATTTGAGTCACTGA
- a CDS encoding PLP-dependent cysteine synthase family protein, translating into MARYDSLAETVGDTPLVGLPKLSPSPEVRLWAKLEDRNPTGSVKDRVAKYLIEEAVKSGDLVEGSTILEPTSGNTGIALAMAAKQRGFKLICVMPENTSDERKQLLAAFGAEVVYSPAAGGSNTAVAQARAMAAEHPEWVMLNQYANAANARAHFETTGPEIARDLPEVTHFVAGLGTTGTLMGTGRYLREHNPDVEIVAAEPRYGDLVYGLRNLDEGFVPELYDEKVLTRRFSVGSADSLRRTRELLTVEGLFAGLSSGAVVHAALGVANEALRAGRRADVVLLLADAGWKYLSTGAYTGEFDSTAQSLDGQLWA; encoded by the coding sequence ATGGCCCGCTACGACAGTCTCGCCGAGACCGTCGGCGACACGCCACTGGTGGGCTTGCCGAAGCTGTCACCCTCGCCCGAGGTGCGGCTGTGGGCCAAGCTGGAGGACCGCAACCCGACCGGAAGCGTCAAGGACCGGGTCGCGAAGTACCTGATCGAGGAGGCCGTCAAGTCCGGCGACCTCGTCGAGGGGTCCACCATCCTCGAACCCACCAGCGGCAACACCGGTATCGCCCTGGCGATGGCCGCCAAGCAGCGCGGATTCAAGTTGATCTGCGTCATGCCCGAGAACACCTCGGACGAACGCAAACAGCTGCTGGCGGCCTTCGGCGCCGAGGTGGTGTACTCCCCGGCGGCCGGCGGCTCCAACACCGCGGTCGCCCAGGCCCGCGCCATGGCCGCCGAACACCCCGAATGGGTGATGCTCAACCAGTACGCCAACGCCGCCAACGCCCGCGCCCACTTCGAGACCACCGGACCCGAGATCGCCCGCGACCTGCCGGAAGTGACACATTTCGTCGCCGGGCTGGGCACCACCGGCACCCTCATGGGCACCGGCCGCTACCTGCGCGAGCACAACCCGGACGTCGAGATCGTGGCCGCCGAACCCCGTTACGGCGACCTGGTCTACGGGCTGCGCAACCTCGACGAGGGCTTCGTGCCCGAGCTGTACGACGAGAAGGTCCTGACCCGCCGGTTCTCGGTCGGTTCGGCCGACTCGCTGCGCCGCACCCGCGAACTGCTCACCGTCGAGGGCCTGTTCGCGGGCCTGTCCTCGGGAGCCGTCGTGCACGCGGCCCTGGGCGTGGCCAACGAGGCGCTGCGGGCCGGACGCCGCGCCGACGTCGTGCTGCTACTGGCCGACGCAGGCTGGAAGTACCTGTCCACCGGCGCCTACACCGGCGAGTTCGACTCCACCGCGCAGTCCCTCGACGGCCAGCTGTGGGCGTGA
- a CDS encoding PASTA domain-containing protein: MPPAEHTTGANPGPATGRTLGDLLREHGTVAPAETMRILAEAADALDFAHSKGLAHRALTADSIRVETNGTVRLTGLAVGDGGANAETAVIDADAEFSQADADADVLALAAIGYRCLTGRMLDRAAPQPFPPQVPPVVAHPLWLSLGVQPDTRTPSATKFAQLCRGAIAGLGITTPMRPAAMSAPTPAGPPPTAALAAPKRQRQGILVAGVIAAVVLLLAGGLLVVLQPWASGNEAFAGGSKDDGGDAHSTSSADPKNSASRDDTDKSKSSKPSPSDADKDSGDGNGGGGDNGGGGDNGGGGGDDGGGGGEDDIYSGPMPDVVGMTVKQAYEAIVTEAYVQTDVNYSSSDPTCIVHTQYPSPGTHLDENSEPSITADGSAGDCGF; this comes from the coding sequence GTGCCACCGGCTGAGCACACGACGGGTGCCAACCCTGGGCCCGCGACCGGTCGAACCCTGGGCGACCTGTTGCGGGAACACGGAACGGTGGCCCCGGCCGAGACCATGCGGATTCTCGCCGAGGCCGCCGACGCGCTGGACTTCGCCCACTCCAAGGGACTCGCCCACCGCGCACTGACCGCCGACAGCATCCGCGTCGAGACCAACGGCACGGTACGACTCACCGGGCTGGCCGTCGGCGACGGCGGTGCCAACGCCGAGACCGCCGTCATCGACGCCGATGCCGAGTTCAGCCAGGCCGACGCCGATGCTGACGTGCTCGCGCTCGCCGCGATCGGCTACCGGTGCCTGACCGGACGCATGCTGGATCGCGCTGCGCCGCAACCGTTCCCGCCGCAGGTCCCGCCCGTGGTGGCGCATCCGCTGTGGCTGTCGCTGGGTGTCCAGCCCGACACCCGCACCCCCAGCGCCACCAAGTTCGCGCAGCTGTGCCGCGGCGCCATCGCCGGGCTCGGCATCACCACCCCGATGCGGCCCGCCGCCATGTCCGCGCCGACGCCAGCCGGACCACCGCCGACCGCCGCGCTGGCCGCGCCGAAGCGACAGCGGCAGGGGATCCTGGTCGCCGGAGTGATCGCCGCGGTCGTGCTGTTGCTCGCCGGAGGACTGCTGGTGGTGTTGCAGCCGTGGGCAAGCGGCAACGAGGCCTTCGCCGGTGGTTCGAAGGACGACGGCGGCGACGCGCACTCCACGAGTTCGGCCGACCCCAAGAACTCCGCCTCACGCGACGACACCGACAAGAGCAAATCCTCCAAACCCAGTCCGTCCGATGCGGACAAGGACTCCGGTGACGGAAACGGCGGCGGCGGGGACAACGGCGGCGGTGGCGACAACGGTGGTGGCGGCGGAGACGACGGCGGTGGCGGCGGCGAGGACGACATCTACTCGGGGCCGATGCCCGACGTGGTGGGCATGACCGTCAAGCAGGCGTATGAGGCGATCGTCACCGAGGCCTACGTCCAAACCGACGTGAACTACTCCAGTTCGGACCCGACGTGCATCGTCCACACCCAGTACCCCTCGCCGGGAACCCATCTCGACGAGAACTCCGAACCCAGCATCACCGCCGACGGCAGCGCCGGCGACTGCGGCTTCTGA
- a CDS encoding ubiquitin-like small modifier protein 1: MSIEVRIPTILRQHTGGQKVVSGSGDTIDELFTNLDAEHTGLRKRVVTDEGKLQKFVNVYVNDEDVRFIDGLTTKLSDGDSVTILPAVAGG; the protein is encoded by the coding sequence ATGTCCATAGAAGTGCGTATCCCCACCATCCTGCGTCAGCACACCGGCGGCCAGAAGGTCGTGTCCGGTTCCGGCGACACCATCGACGAACTGTTCACCAACCTCGACGCCGAGCACACCGGGCTGCGCAAGCGGGTCGTGACCGACGAGGGCAAGCTGCAGAAGTTCGTCAACGTCTACGTCAACGACGAGGACGTCCGCTTCATCGACGGCCTCACCACGAAGCTGTCCGACGGCGACTCGGTGACGATCCTCCCGGCCGTGGCGGGCGGCTAG
- the rph gene encoding ribonuclease PH, translated as MSRPDNRAPDALRPVKFQRGWTKHPEGSVLVEFGDTRVLCTASVDTGVPRWRRGSGSGWVTAEYSMLPRATNTRGDREAVKGKIGGRTHEISRLIGRALRSCLDLKALGENTITIDCDVLQADGGTRTAAITGSYVALQDAVTWLTDKKMARKPDKILTRSVAAVSVGVVGGTPVLDLNYVEDSSADVDMNVVCTGDGDFVEVQGTGEEAVFDRSTLDALLDLATKGCKELTGAQVRALLT; from the coding sequence GTGAGCCGACCCGATAATCGCGCGCCCGACGCGCTTCGTCCCGTCAAGTTCCAGCGCGGCTGGACCAAGCATCCGGAGGGGTCGGTGCTGGTCGAGTTCGGTGATACCCGGGTGTTGTGTACCGCCTCTGTGGACACCGGGGTGCCACGGTGGCGGCGGGGTTCGGGGTCGGGGTGGGTGACTGCTGAGTACTCGATGTTGCCCCGGGCGACGAATACTCGGGGGGATCGGGAGGCCGTGAAGGGCAAGATCGGGGGGCGGACGCATGAGATCAGCCGTCTGATCGGGCGGGCGCTGCGGTCGTGCCTGGATTTGAAGGCGCTGGGCGAGAACACGATCACCATCGACTGTGATGTGTTGCAGGCCGATGGGGGGACGCGGACCGCCGCTATTACTGGTTCGTATGTGGCGCTTCAGGACGCGGTGACGTGGTTGACGGACAAGAAGATGGCGCGTAAGCCGGACAAGATCCTGACCCGGTCGGTGGCCGCGGTGAGCGTGGGGGTTGTCGGGGGGACTCCGGTGTTGGATCTCAATTATGTGGAGGACTCGTCGGCTGATGTGGACATGAATGTCGTGTGCACTGGGGATGGGGACTTCGTGGAGGTTCAGGGCACCGGGGAGGAGGCCGTGTTCGATCGGTCGACCCTGGACGCGCTGTTGGACCTGGCGACCAAGGGCTGCAAGGAACTGACGGGCGCGCAGGTGAGGGCGCTGCTGACGTGA
- a CDS encoding Mov34/MPN/PAD-1 family protein: MLRIDHALVAAMVAHARADHPDEACGVIAGPETTGVPTRHIAMLNAERSPTFYRFDAAEQLRVWREMDDADEIPVVIYHSHTATEAYPSRTDVKYAGEPDAHYVLVSTRDDKIADVRSFRIVDGQITEEPIEASGDPDAVQSYKFGHSPDVLVYDC, from the coding sequence GTGCTGAGGATTGATCACGCGTTGGTGGCGGCGATGGTCGCCCATGCCCGCGCGGATCACCCCGACGAGGCCTGCGGCGTCATCGCCGGGCCCGAGACCACCGGCGTTCCCACGCGTCACATCGCGATGCTCAACGCCGAACGCAGCCCCACCTTCTACCGCTTCGACGCGGCCGAACAACTGCGCGTGTGGCGGGAGATGGACGACGCCGACGAGATCCCGGTCGTCATCTACCACTCCCACACCGCCACCGAGGCGTACCCGTCGCGCACCGACGTCAAGTACGCCGGCGAGCCCGACGCCCACTACGTGCTGGTGTCCACTCGCGACGACAAGATCGCCGACGTCCGCTCCTTCCGCATCGTCGACGGACAGATCACCGAAGAACCCATCGAGGCCTCGGGAGACCCGGACGCCGTCCAGTCGTACAAATTCGGGCACAGCCCCGACGTTCTCGTCTACGACTGTTAG
- the rdgB gene encoding RdgB/HAM1 family non-canonical purine NTP pyrophosphatase, whose translation MRLLLATRNRKKLTELERILAEHSAVELVGLGDVEEYPEAPETALTFAGNALAKARDAVRHTGLTCVADDSGIAVDALNGMPGVFSARWAGRHGDDEANLELLLGQLGDVPDEERGAAFVCAAALVRPDGSEEVVHGEVRGRIIREPLGDNGFGYDPIFVPDGFAVTTAQLSAVEKDAISHRGKAFRQLAKLL comes from the coding sequence GTGAGGTTGTTGTTGGCGACCCGCAACCGTAAGAAGCTGACCGAGCTGGAGCGGATTCTGGCTGAGCACAGTGCGGTCGAGCTGGTGGGGTTGGGCGATGTGGAGGAGTATCCCGAGGCACCGGAGACGGCGTTGACGTTCGCGGGCAATGCGTTGGCGAAGGCTCGGGATGCCGTGCGGCACACGGGGTTGACGTGTGTGGCCGATGATTCGGGGATCGCCGTGGACGCTTTGAACGGGATGCCGGGGGTGTTCTCGGCGCGTTGGGCGGGGCGGCATGGCGACGATGAGGCGAACCTGGAGCTGTTGTTGGGGCAGTTGGGTGATGTGCCCGACGAGGAGCGGGGTGCCGCGTTCGTGTGTGCGGCGGCGTTGGTGCGTCCGGACGGGTCCGAGGAGGTCGTGCACGGTGAGGTGCGGGGCCGGATTATTCGGGAACCGTTGGGGGACAATGGTTTTGGTTATGACCCGATTTTCGTGCCGGACGGGTTCGCGGTGACGACGGCGCAGTTGTCGGCCGTGGAGAAGGACGCGATCAGCCATCGGGGGAAGGCTTTTCGCCAGCTGGCGAAACTGTTGTAG
- a CDS encoding MBL fold metallo-hydrolase: protein MKLTVIGCAGSFPGPDSPCSSYLVEADGYTLLLDFGSGSLGALQRHTDPYKLDAILLTHLHADHIMDACPYVVMRRYAPGAPFPQVPLYGPEGTERRLAAAYGGAGEAACPSLSDVYDVHTLQPSTFNMGPLKVTVDKVCHPIETYGVRIEHDGRTLVYSSDTGQCEVLERLAKKGDVFLCEASYLEGRPNPPGVHLTGREAGECATKADVGRLLLTHLVRRWGSEEQTLAEARSAYSGPVEVVHSGATFDI, encoded by the coding sequence GTGAAGCTCACCGTCATCGGTTGCGCCGGAAGCTTCCCCGGCCCCGACTCCCCATGCTCGTCCTATCTGGTCGAAGCCGACGGATACACCCTGCTGCTCGACTTCGGCTCCGGATCGCTTGGCGCACTGCAACGCCACACCGACCCGTACAAGCTGGACGCGATCCTGCTGACCCACCTGCACGCCGACCACATCATGGACGCCTGTCCATACGTTGTCATGCGCCGCTACGCGCCCGGCGCCCCGTTCCCGCAGGTCCCGCTGTACGGCCCCGAGGGCACCGAACGCCGCCTCGCCGCCGCCTACGGCGGCGCCGGAGAGGCCGCCTGCCCGTCACTGTCCGACGTGTACGACGTTCACACGCTGCAACCCAGCACCTTCAACATGGGTCCGCTGAAGGTCACCGTCGACAAGGTGTGCCACCCCATCGAGACCTACGGGGTCCGCATCGAACACGACGGCCGCACCCTGGTCTACTCCTCCGACACCGGCCAGTGCGAAGTCCTCGAACGCCTCGCCAAGAAGGGCGACGTCTTCCTGTGCGAAGCCTCCTACCTGGAGGGACGCCCCAACCCGCCGGGCGTCCACCTCACCGGACGCGAAGCCGGTGAGTGCGCCACCAAGGCCGACGTGGGACGACTGCTGCTGACCCACCTGGTGCGGCGCTGGGGAAGTGAGGAACAGACCCTCGCCGAGGCCCGCTCCGCGTACTCCGGGCCGGTCGAGGTCGTCCACTCCGGCGCGACCTTCGACATCTGA
- the murI gene encoding glutamate racemase: MTEAPIGIFDSGVGGLTVARAIRDLLPAERLLYVGDTARAPYGPRSIAQIRQYTLDACDYLVGQGVKALVIACNTASSASLADLRERFDVPVLEVIRPAARRAVTVTRNGRVGVIGTIATVTSGAYGDAFHSAPSVTLTSVACPAFVDFVERGVTTGRQLLGLAQGYLEPLQRSQVDTLVLGCTHYPLLAGLIGLVMGDEVTLVSSSEEAARDVYKVLNERDLLRDNTLPAPAHRFGATGDTGAFARLAQRVLGLPIGDLPVEALPSRWRGLMKVDT, encoded by the coding sequence ATGACGGAAGCCCCCATTGGGATCTTCGACTCGGGCGTCGGCGGTTTGACCGTCGCCCGTGCGATCCGCGACCTGCTGCCCGCCGAACGTCTCCTCTACGTCGGCGACACCGCCCGCGCCCCCTACGGCCCGCGCTCCATCGCCCAGATCCGCCAGTACACCCTCGACGCCTGTGACTACCTGGTCGGACAGGGCGTCAAGGCACTCGTCATCGCCTGCAACACCGCCAGTTCCGCCAGCCTCGCCGACCTGCGCGAGCGCTTCGACGTCCCGGTCCTGGAGGTCATCCGTCCCGCCGCCCGCCGCGCGGTCACCGTCACCCGCAACGGCCGCGTCGGTGTGATCGGCACCATCGCCACCGTCACCAGCGGCGCGTACGGTGATGCCTTTCACTCGGCCCCTTCCGTCACGCTCACCAGCGTCGCCTGTCCCGCTTTCGTGGACTTCGTGGAGCGCGGAGTGACAACTGGACGACAGTTGCTGGGTCTGGCACAGGGCTACCTTGAGCCGCTACAGCGCAGCCAGGTGGACACTTTGGTGCTGGGCTGTACGCATTACCCGCTACTGGCCGGGCTCATCGGCTTGGTCATGGGAGACGAGGTGACGCTGGTATCCAGTTCCGAGGAAGCCGCCCGCGACGTCTACAAGGTCCTCAACGAACGCGACCTGCTGCGCGACAACACACTGCCCGCGCCGGCACACCGCTTCGGGGCCACCGGAGACACCGGCGCGTTCGCTCGGCTGGCACAGCGAGTCCTCGGACTGCCGATCGGCGATCTGCCGGTGGAGGCACTCCCCAGCCGATGGCGTGGACTCATGAAGGTGGACACATGA